A window of Castanea sativa cultivar Marrone di Chiusa Pesio chromosome 1, ASM4071231v1 contains these coding sequences:
- the LOC142638933 gene encoding zinc finger protein CONSTANS-LIKE 4-like yields MASKLCDSCKSATATLFCRADSAFLCVGCDSKIHAANKLASRHARVWVCEVCEQAPAHVTCKADAAVLCVTCDRDIHSANPLARRHERVPVTPFYESVTVKAGAVNFLEDRYFSDVEGEADVSREEAEAASWLLPNPNNKVMESTDLNTGQFLLPEMDRYLNLEYGPVDPKLEAQEQNSSGTDGVVPVQSKNVQPPLLNDHCFDMDFSASKPYSYGYNTQCLSQSVSSSSLDVGVVPDGSTVTEISDSYNKPITDSANRAVQISAADREARVLRYREKRKNRKFEKTIRYASRKAYAETRPRIKGRFAKRTDVEVDVERIYGYGVVPSF; encoded by the exons ATGGCATCTAAGCTTTGTGACTCGTGCAAATCGGCAACTGCGACTCTCTTCTGCCGAGCTGACTCGGCTTTCCTCTGCGTAGGCTGCGACTCCAAAATCCACGCGGCCAACAAGCTCGCGTCGCGTCACGCGCGTGTTTGGGTCTGTGAGGTCTGCGAGCAAGCTCCGGCACACGTCACGTGCAAAGCTGACGCCGCTGTTCTCTGCGTCACGTGCGACCGTGACATCCACTCCGCTAACCCACTCGCACGCCGCCACGAGCGCGTCCCCGTTACTCCGTTCTACGAGTCCGTCACCGTCAAGGCTGGCGCCGTTAACTTCCTAGAAGACCGTTACTTCTCCGACGTGGAAGGAGAAGCTGACGTCAGCAGGGAAGAGGCCGAAGCTGCTTCTTGGTTGCTTCCGAACCCGAATAACAAGGTTATGGAGAGTACGGATCTGAATACGGGCCAGTTTCTGTTACCGGAAATGGATCGGTATTTGAATCTGGAATACGGGCCGGTGGATCCGAAATTGGAAGCTCAGGAGCAAAACAGTTCTGGTACTGATGGAGTAGTACCAGTACAGAGCAAGAATGTTCAACCTCCATTGCTTAACGACCACTGCTTCGACATGGATTTCTCAGCCTCCAAACCCTATTCCTATGGCTACAACACTCAGTGCCTCAGCCAGAGT GTGTCTTCTTCGTCCCTCGATGTCGGTGTAGTTCCAGATGGAAGCACCGTGACGGAAATATCCGATTCTTACAATAAGCCAATCACAGACTCGGCGAATCGAGCGGTTCAGATCTCGGCGGCGGATCGAGAAGCGAGGGTTTTGAGGTAcagagagaagaggaagaacCGAAAGTTCGAGAAGACGATCCGATACGCTTCGCGAAAAGCCTACGCGGAGACGAGGCCGCGAATCAAAGGAAGGTTCGCGAAGCGTACGGACGTCGAGGTCGATGTTGAACGTATCTATGGATACGGCGTCGTTCCGTCGTTCTGA